The following DNA comes from Microbacterium foliorum.
GTCGATGTTCTGCCACATCATGTGCGACGGGTCCCAGTTGAATCCGAACGCCTCGCGGTGGTCGATCGCGTCCAGAGCCCGCACCGACGACCAGTAGTCGTAGGCGATCTCGCCCGGATGCACCTCGTGCGCGAAGCGCACGCCCTCGCCGTCGAACACGTCGAGGATCGGGTTCCAGCGGGTCGCGAAGTCCTCGAAGCCGGCCTCGATGACGGATGCCGGCACCGGCGGGAACATCGCCAGATACGGCCAGATCGACGAGCCGGTGAACCCCACCACGGTGTCGACGCCGAGCTTGCGGGCCACTCGCGCCGCCCTCTTCATGTCGTCGGCCGCCCGTGCGCGCACGCCCTCGGCCTCCCCGTCTCCCCACACGTAGTCGCGCAGGATCGCCTGGTGACGGAAGTCGATGGGCGCATCGCACACCGCCTGCCCGGCGAGATGATTCGAGATCGCGAAGATCCGCAGTCCGTGCCGGTCGAGGATCTCGAGGCGCGAGGCGACGTACGCGTCGTCCTCGTCTGCCCGCCGCAGGTCGAGGTGATCGCCAGAGGCGGCGACCTCGAGGCCCTCGTACCCCCACCCGGCCGCGAGCCGCGCGACCTCGTCGAAGGGCAGATCGGCCCACTGGCCGGTGAACAGGGTGACCGGGTGCGTGGTCATGGACACTCCTTCGTATCGCTGGACGGCTCAGGCGCCGAGCACTCTCAGCGCCTGGATGCTGCGTGCGGCGAGGTCGTCCTGGCTCGCCGCGAGTGGTCGCCAGACGGATGCGGCGACGGCGATCGTCGCGTTCTCGCCGGTGAAGCTCTCGAGCCCGAGCGGCCCCCGATACCCCGCATCGTCGAGGGCGCGGAGGATCTCCGGCCAATCGGTGTGGTCGTCGCCGACCGCGCCCCGATCGCTGCCGCACACCTGCACGTGGGCGATCGCCGACCCCGCCGCGCGGATCGCCTCCGCCGGCTTCTTCTCCTCGATGTTCAGGTGGTAGGTGTCGAGCGCCAGCCCCACCCCGGCACCGAGCAGCGGTGCGAGTGCGTCGAGACTCTGCTCGACGGTGTTGAGCACGCTGGTCTCGTAGCGGTTGAGCGGCTCGACGGCGAGGATGACCCCGGCATCCGCGGCATCCGACGCCAGCGGTTCGAGGTTCTCGCGCAGCTCCCGCACCACCTGAGCGCGCTCGTCGGCCGTCATCCGCCAGGCCACGCCGGTGGGCGCGTAGAAAGGGCCGGCGACCACGGCCGAGCCGAGCGTCGTGGCCGCCGCGATGCACGACCGCAGGTAGTCCTGAGTCGCGGCGACGTCGCCTGCCTGGGCGAGCAGCGAGCGGCCCGGTCCCATGGCTCCGATGACGATCGCGCCGAGACCGAGGTCGTCGAGCACGTCACGGGTCCGCACCGGATCCCAGTCCCCGATGCTCTCGAGAGGCAGTTCGAGCGCCTGATACCCCATGCCCGCGGCCTTGCGCGCGAGCGGACCGAGCGTCGCATCGGTCAGCGGAGACGTCCACACCCACGTGTTGACGGCGATCGTGCGAGGCATCCTGCTCCTTCGGGGATGACGCGTGTGCTCCCACCCTCCCATCCGCGGGTGCGCGGACGGAAGGGCGGGAGCGTCACTGCTCGTTACGGGATCTGACGTTCCTGCCACACCGTCGGGTAACCGGGAAGGTTCTCTCCGCCGAACTTCGCGTAGTGCCCGTCCGGCATGCCCTCGTTGGCCGTGAGGTAGTCGTCGAGCTCACCCTCGGTGATCGGCTTCTGCGGCAGCACCCACTCCTTCGGCACCTCTTCGCCGGCGAAGATCATCTGCGCGGCGAGCAGCGGCGTCCGCCACTGGAAGTTCGAGTACACCGGTGCGAGCCCGGTGAGCCCCGTGTCCTTCCACTTGCGGAGGAAGCTCATCTCGTCTTCACCCGTCATCACCGGGTAGTCCGCGCCGGCGTCCTCGAACGCCTCGATCGCTGCGACAGCGCCGTCACCGGCATCCATCCAGATGCCCTGCACATCGCCCTTGGCGAGCTCGTCGCTGATGATGCTCTTGATCTCCGCCGGGTCCGCGCCTGTGAAGTAGTCCACAGCCTCGATGCCGGCCTCGTCGAAGAGCTTCTCCGCCGCGGCCCACCGGTGCTCGAGCACGTCGACGCCGGGGAGGATCCGCAGCGCGACGACCTTGTCGCCCTCTTCGAGGTTGTCGATGAGGAACTCGGCGGTGTCGATGCCCCACGCGAATCCGCCGATCGGGTGGATGAACGTGACCGGGCAGTCGGTGTCGACACCGCGGTCGAACACGATCACCGGCTTGCCGGTCTCGCACGCCCGCTCGACGGCCGGGGTCATCGCCGCGGTGCTGTTGGGCGAGATGAGGAAGACGTCGCAGCCGCCCTCGGAGATGAAGTAGTCGATGTCCGCGATCTGCGTGTCATCGGAGTCCTGCGCGTCGCGGGTCTCCATCTCGCTGATCGCGCCGGCCTCCTGCAGTGCCTTCAGCTGCTCGTTCATCGTGATCCAGCCGGTCTGCCGCCACGGGTTCGAGATCGAGGCGTTCGCGAAGCAGGCCTTCTTGGCCCCTTCGCTCGCGAACTCGGAGGTGTCGACCATCTCGGCGTTGATGTGCTGGAGGTACGGCTCGTCCGCCGGACCCTGGGGCTCGACACCGCGCTCCTCCATCTGCTTGTCGAAGAGCTCCTGGTCGAACCACTCCGTGGTCTCTGCCGATTCCTCCGGGTTCTCCGACTCCGCCGGCGCCACGGACGGGTCTGTCGTACACCCGGCGAGCGCGATGAGGCCGAAGAGAGCCACCCCTGCGGTGGCGATCTTCATTGATCGTCGCATTGCTAATCTCCTCTGGTTTCTGTGTGGATGGTGCTGGTTGTTGCGGGTTCTGCGGTCTCGAGGACCGGAGAAGTCTGTGGGCCGCGCTTGCGTCGTGCGCGGAAGGCGACCGCGGAGTACGCGACGGCGGCGATGATGATGACGCCCTGCACGGCGTCTCGCAGAGTCGACGGAACCCCGGCGATGTTCAGCAGCATGAAGAGGGCCTCGAGGGCGAAGGCACCGGCCGCCGCCGCGACGATCCAGCCCCGCCCGCCGCCCAGCACGACTCCGCCGAGGACGACCGCGGTGATCGCGACGAACTCGTAGCCGCGGCCGACCGAGGGGTGCACCCCGGCGTATCCGACGAGCAGCACGGCCGAGAGCGTCGCCGAGAGCGACGAGATCACGAACGCGCGGGTCGTGACCCAGGCGCTGCGCGCACCGGCGAAGTCGACCGCCGTGGCGTTGTCGCCCACCGCGATGAGCAGCTTGCCGAGCGGGCGCTTGGTGATCCAGATGCCGAGGGCGAGCCAGCCGATCAGGATGAACACCGCCCACGGGATGAACTCGAGCAGCGGCACATCGCGGATGCCGCCGCGGCCGATCTCGCGGAAGCTGTCTGCCGGGTTGCCTGTGGCCGCTCCGCCCGTCCACCACATGACGCCGCCGAGAAGCGCGAGCATCATGCCGAGCGTGACGATGAAGGACGGCACCTTGAGCAGCGTCGTGATGACGCCGTTGACGAGTCCGACGACCGCTCCGAAGACGATCATGAGCAGCAGCACCGGGATCGTGCGCGAGTCGTCCTGCCCGACGAGGTTGCCGGCGATGATCACCTGCGCCGTGATCAGCGAGCCCTGGGACAGGTCGAACTCGCCCGCGATGATGACGAAGTACTGGCCGATCGCGACGATCGCGATCGGGGCGACCCGCTGGATGAACCTCATGAACTGCCCGGGCTCGGCGAAGCTCGGATTGAGGATCATGACCGCCACGAGCAGGATCACCAGCAGCAGGAACACCGCGCCCCGGGGGCTCACGAGTGTACGCAGCGCGTTCATGCGCGTCCTCCTTCCGCGGTGGGGCTCGTATCGGCGAGTTCGGATGCTGCAGCCGCCATCTCGGACTCCGCCGCTTTGGCGGCATCGTCTCCCCCGGTCCGCGTGCCGCCTGCTCCGAAGCGCGGGCGACGACGGAGGATCGAGCGCCGACTGTAGACCGCGACGGCGGCGACGATCACGACGCCGCGGACGACGTCCTTCAGGAACGGGTTGACCTGCATGACGCTCATGACGTTGTCGACGACCGCGAGGATCGCGACGCCGCCGATCGCGCCCCAGATCGAGCCGCGTCCGCCCAGCAGCAGCGTGCCGCCGAGCACGACCGCGGCGATCGACAGCAGGGCGTAGCCGCCCTGCTGGCCGACGGTGGGGCTGCCGACACCCAGACGGCTGGCGAGCAGCAGACCGGCGAGCCCTGCGAACACCGAGCACAGCACGTGCGCGGCGATCAGCGGCGGCTTCGTGCGCACGCCCGACAGGCGTGCGATCTCGGGGTCGCCGCCGACCGCGTACAGGTGGGCGCCGGTGCGGGTGCGGTTCAGCAGGAACCAGACGAGCACCGCGAGCACGATCATGATGATGGTCGAGACGGGAACAGGCCCGACTCCGGTCGCGCCGATGAGCTGGAACTCCCAGGGCACACTGCCCGCCGAGCCCTCGAAGTTGGTGTTGAGGATGCCCTGCAGGATGAGGCCCACACCGAGGGTGGCGATGAAGCCGTTGACCTTCAGCACGGTGACGATCAGGCCGTTGACCAGGCCGATGGCGGCGCAGACGAGCAGGGTGACGGCGACGGCCGCCGGGACGTTCGCGGGGTTGCCGTTCATGATCGTCGCCGCCAGCAGGCTCGACAGACTCACGACATAGGTGACCGACAGATCGAGCGACGCGCCCAGCACCACGAGCGTCTGGCCGATCGCGACGAGACCGAGCACGCTCATGCCGGTGAGGATGTCGCGGATGTTGCCGGGGCTGAAGAAGTTGCGCCCCACGGTGCCGACGAGGATCGCGCCGACGATGAGGGTCAGGATCAGGATGCCGAGCACGATGACCGTCGAGTCGATCCGGAGCCGCTTCATCGTGCACCTCCGTCGGTGGTCGCGCCTGTGGCCGCGCCGAGGATCTCATGCTCGGCCGACCCTGCAGGCAGCTCGGAGACGAGCTCGCCGTCGTGCATCACGAGGATCCGATCGCTCATGCCGATCACCTCGGGCAGCTCGCTCGACACCATCAGCACCGCCTTGCCCTGAGCCGCCAGCTCGCGCATGAGCTGATACACGGCGTACTTCGCCCCGACATCGATGCCGCGGGTCGGCTCGTCGAAGAGCACGATCTGGGGCTGGGTGAGCAGCCACTTGGCGAGCACGACCTTCTGCTGGTTGCCGCCGGAGAGGAACCGCACCTCCTGGTCGAGACCCCGCGAGCTGATCTCCAGTGAGCTGAGCACTCCCGGCACCTCGCGTCGTGACGGGGCGGTCCGGCCGGCGAAGACGCTGCGGATCACGAGCAGGGTGTTGTCGAGCACCGACTGCCCCAGCGCGAGGCCCTGGGCCTTGCGATCCTCCGAGACGAGCGCGAGTCCTGCCCGGACCGCCATCCTGGCGCTCGTGATGCGCGTCGGAGAGCCGTCGACCCGCATCGACCCCCGCACGAACGGATCGATCCCGAAGATCCCCTCGACCAGCTCGGTGCGCCCGGATCCCTGGAGTCCTGCGATGCCGACGATCTCCCCGGCGCGCAGGGTGAGCGACACTCCGTCGACGAAGGCGTTGCCGCAGCCGTCGAGCTCGAGACGCGGCTCGCCCACGACTGTGCCTGCCACGGCATCCGGGTAGTACGACTGGATCGAGCGGCCGACCATGCGACGGACGAGCTCGTCGGTCGTCAGCGCGCCCTTCTCATCGGTCGACACGAGAGCGCCGTCCTTGAGGATCGTGATGCGGTCGCACAGGTCGAAGATCTCCTTGAGCCGGTGCGAGACGTAGATGACCGCCACCCCGCGAGACGTGAGCCGACGGATGATGGCGTAGAGCAGCTCGACCTCGCGGTCGCTGAGAGCGGCGGTCGGCTCGTCCATCGAGATGACCTGCGCCTCGAACGACAGCGCCTTGACGATCTCGACGATCTGCTGCTCGGCGACGGTCAGCGACCCGACCCGCGCCTGAGGGTCGATGAACGAGACGCCGAGGTCGGCGAGCAGTTCTCCGGTGCGACGGATCATCGCCTTCTGATCCACGAACCCGACTCGGCGGGGCTCGCGTCCGAGGTAGACGTTCTGCGCGACCGTGCGCTCCGGCAGCAGCGTGAACTCCTGGAAGACGGTCACGATGCCGTCATCCATCGCCTGTCGGGGGTGCGCATGTCGCACCTCTGCGCCGCGGTACCGCACCATGCCCTCGTCAGCGGGCTGCACCCCGGCGATGATCTTCATGAGCGTCGACTTGCCGGCGCCGTTCTCGCCGACGAGGCCGTGCACCTCGCCCGGACGCACGTCGAAGTCGATGCCCTTCAGCACCTCGACGCCGAAGAACGACTTGCGGATGCCCGACACCTCCAGCACCGGCTGGGTGATCGTCGCGGTCATGCCGCCACCTCCGTCCATCGTCCGTGGGCGGCGGCAGAGGCGAGGACCGCCTCGGTCAGCACGGCCGAGCGGAATCCGTCCTCGAACGTCGGCAGCCCGTCGGGAGTCGCACCGGCGATCGCCGCGTATGCATCGGCGATGAAGCCGTTGAAGGCGTCCTGGTAGCCCATCGCGTGCCCCGACGGCACCCGCTGCAGACGGGCCGAGTCGGGCGCGGCCGTGGCGGGGTCGCGAAGCAGCAGCCGGGACTCGTCGCGCATGCCGATCCACAGCTCCTCCGGCCGCTCCTGTTCGAAGCGGAGTGTCTGCCTGGAGCCGTGCAGCTCGAGCGTCAGGGCGTTCTTGCGACCCGCCGCCATCTGCGAGATGAGCAGCGTACCGAGGGCGCCGGACTCCGTCTCGACGAGGATCGCGACGATGTCCTCGGTGTCGACCGCCTGGCCCGCCCGCTCGGCGAACACCCTGCGGGTGCGAGCGCTCAGGGAGCGGATGCGCTGACCGATCACGAATTCGATGAGGTCGCACAGATGCGACCCGATGTCGGCGAATGCCCGTGACGACCCGCCGGATGCCGAGCGCACCCGCCAGTCGTCGTCGGTGTCGCGCAGCATCCAGTCCTGCAGATACGAGCAGTCGAGGGTGAGGAGCTCGCCGATGTCTCCCCGCGCGACGCGCGCACGCGCCTCCCGCACCATCGGGTGGTAGCGGTAGACGAAGGGGACCGCGCCGACTCTCCCTCGCGACGCCGCTGTCTCGGCGAGCCTGCGGGCGTCTGCGGCGTTCGTGGCCAGGGGCTTCTCGCAGATGACGTGCTTGCCCGACTCGAGCGCTCGGAGCGCCAGCTCGGCGTGGGTGGCGTTGGGGGTGCAGATGTGCACGACATCGATGTCGTCGGCGTCGAGCAGAGCGGCGGCGTCGATCTCGGCACGCACGGCACCGAGTTCGTCTGCGGCCTGGCGTCCGCCCGAGGCGGAGCGGGTGGCGACGGCGCGGAGCTCGCCGCCCGCGTCTCTGGCCGCGGTGCGATGCACGCGGGCCATGAATCCTCCGCCGAGGATGCCGGCTCGGATCGTTCCGAGACCGGTGTCAGTGACATCCGTTGTCATGCCGGCGAGTCTGACACAGGCTCTCCGACTTTTGCTAGAGCTTTGTCAAAAGTTCTTTGTAACGAATCGGAAGTCGATCGAGAGCTGTGTCAAGTCTGTGGTTTACTGACGCAATGGTCGACGCACTCCGCACCGCCGCGGCAGCGAACCCCGGCGCAGGCGAGATCTTCCAGATCCTCCGCGACGGCACCGCTCGCACCAAGGCCGAGCTCGCAGCCATCACCGGCCTCGCCCGTTCCACCGTGGCACTGCGCGTCGACGCCCTGCTCGCCGCCGACCTCCTCCGCCCCGCGGGCGAGGCCGTCTCGACCGGCGGGCGTCCGCCGGCGCGATTGGCCTTCAACTCCCGCGCCGGGGTCGTGCTCGCCGTCGACCTCGGCGCCACGCATGCCACGATCGCCGTCGCGGATCTCGCCGGCGTGATCCTCGATTCGCGCACCCGCACGATCGACATCGCCGACGGGCCCGAGAGTCTGCTCGACGTGATCCTCGCCGACGGGGCCACGCTGCTCGAGACCCCGACCGCCGGGGGCGTCCCGCTGCTCGGCATCGGGATCGGCGTCCCCGGACCGGTCGAGCACTCGACGGGTCGTCCGACCAACCCGCCGATCATGCCGGGCTGGGACCGCTTCGACGTCCCGGGCTATGTGCAGCGCACGTTCGACGTGCCCGTGCTGGTCGACAACGACGTGAACATCCTCGCCCTCGGCGAGCACGCGACGACGTGGCCGCACGTCGACGACCTGATCTTCGTCAAGGTCTCGACCGGCATCGGAGCCGGCATCATCGCCGGCGGGCAGCTGCAGCGGGGCGCGCAGGGCTCAGCAGGCGACATGGGGCACGTTCAGGTGCCGAGCGGCGCCGGGTCGACGAGGGAGCCAGGCGACGAGCGAGACCTGGAGGCACTCGCGAGCGGGTCGGCACTGGCGACGGCGCTGCGCGACGCTGGGCACGAGGCGCACAGCCCCGCGGACGTGATCGACCTGGTGCGATCGGGCAACGCCGCAGCCATAGAGGCGACGCGGCAGGCAGGACGCGATGTGGGCGAGGTCCTGGCGACGGTGGTGAACCTTCTCAATCCGTCGATCATCGTGCTCGGCGGAAGCATCGCCCGGGCCGGCGAGCACCTGCTCGCCGGGGTGCGCGAGGTCGTCTACCGCAGGTCCATCCCCCTGGCGACACAGCATCTCGCCATCGTGCAGTCGCAGGCGGGCGACAGGGCCGCCGTGCTCGGGGCCGCGATCATGGTCGCCCGCGAGGTGCTCTCACCCGCGAACGTCGACCGCTATGTGGCGACGAAGGCGCGCTGACCGCACCCTCGTCGCCACATCGGCGGTTCTCAGAGCGTCGCCTCGAACGGGTCGAAGTCGGCCTCGAGCGAGCCGACCTCGTCGATCGTGCTCGCGACCTGCACGAAGCTGCGCGACTCGGCAGCCTCCTCGATCGACAGCAGCGTGTCGAGCACGTGGTAGCCGAACTCCCCCGTGGCGACATGCGGCCGACCGGCGGCGATAGATCGAGCCATGTCGAGCAGACCGACACCGCGGCCCGAGAGCACGCCCTCCTGCACGACGTCGACGACCTCCTGCGTCATGGGCGCCGGCGGGACGAAAGCCTGCGTCAGCGGCCGGGTGATCGTGATCTCGCCTCCGAAGGTGTTGGGGTCGGGGATCACGATCGTCCCCTCCGTGCCGGTGATCTCGACGATGCCCGTGCGCAGCAGCGGCGAGTCGGTGCTGTAGAGGCTCTGCGCCTGTCCGCCCTGCTCGAAGTCCATCAGCACGCTCAGCGTCGACGGGATCTCGACGGGGAACTCGTGACCTGCGAGCTCGCCGACCTGCACGGTGCGGGTCGGGCTGCCCTGAAGACCGAGCGCGGCGACGGCGGCGACCGGGCCGAACACGTGCACGAGAGCCGAGACGTAGTACGGCCCCATGTCGAGCAGCGGACCCGCGCCCTTGGCGTACAGGAACGCGGGGTTCGGGTGGAAGATCTCCGGCCCCTGCCACTGGAACGTGGTCTGGGCGAACAGCGGACGACCGATGTCCCCCCGGGCGATCGCGCGCTTCGCCGTCTGCACGCCCGGCCCGAGGACGGTGTCGGGTGCGACGCCGACGCGCAGCCCCGCAGCATCCGCCTTCTGCAGCAGGCGGAGCGATTCGTCGCGGCTGACGCCGATCGGCTTCTCGGTCCACACGTGCTTGCCGGCGGCGAGGATCGCCTCGGACACCTCGACGTGCACCGCGGGGATCGTGAGATTCACCACGATGTCGATCTCGGGGTCGTTCAGCACGAGCTCGACGCCGCCCGCCCGCGGGACGCCGTACTTCTCGGCCTGCGCCTTCGCGCGCTCCTCGAGCAGGTCGCCGATCGCGATCACCCGCACGTCGGGGAAGGTCGTCAGGTTCGACAGGTACTGGTCGCTGATGTTGCCCGCGCCGATGATGCCGACGCCGACGGGACCGTTGCCGATCGCCATCAGCCGGCCACCTTCTCGTCGAGGTAGACGCGGCTGCGCTCGATCGCGTCCCAGAGGTCGCCCTCGAAGTGGTCGAACTCCACGATCGCGAGCTCGAGCGCCGGTGCCGCGGCGATGGCCTCGACCAGCGGAACCTCGCCCTCTCCGGCCGCGACCTGGTCGGCGGGCGGGTAAGCGCTCAGCAGCGCGGGGTCGAGCGTGCCGTCCTTGGCGTGCACCGCGATGACCCGGTCGCCCAGGCGCTGCAGCAGCGCGACAGGGTCGACGCCGCCGCGGGCGACCCAGTACAGGTCGACCTCGAGCACGACGCGCTCGTCGAGCAGGCCTGCGAGCACTTCGAGTCCCGTCACGCCGTCGAAGACGGCCTCGAGCTCGTGGGCGTGGTTGTGATAGCCGACGCGCACGTCGACGGTGGCACCCACGGCGGCCGCCTCGTTGAGAAGACGTGCGGTCTCTTCGATCTGCTCGACCGTCTCCCAGCGCGCGGGCTCGGTGTACGGGTCGATGACCGTGTCCATGCCCAGCACCTTCGCCGCGGCGAAGACCTCGGCGGGCGACGGCACGGGGAGCGTGGTTCCGCTGCCGTCGGGGTTCACGAACGACTCGGAGGCGAGGAATGCGTGACCGGAGGGCGCGGTGAGACCGGCGACGGACAGCGCGTCGGCGAGCGGCTGGGCACGGCGCACGAAGTCGTAGGGCTCGACGGCCGTGAAGCCTCTGGCGGCGACCTCTTTCAGCGAGCCTTCGAGGTCGGTCTCGAGCTGATCCTTGATCGTGAACAGCTGGATGGAAGTCTGAATCGCCACGGGGTCTCCTTCGGTCGTCGGTGACGTGCGGGCTGTCTTCGCCCGTCTGTCCGAGCACGCTATCACCAAATACCTCCGCGCGGAAGTTTTCATATCGCTACACTCTCACCATGACCGACGATCAGGATCGCCCGCGCCAGCGCGGTGCGTATGCGAAGGGCATCGCCCGGCGTCAGGAGATCCTCGACCGCGCGATCGAGGTCTTCGCCGCGCGCGGGGCCGACCGCACGAGCCTGCGCTCCATCGCGAGCGCCGTCGGCGTCACGCACTCAGCCCTCACGCACTACTTCGGGTCGCTGGAAGAGCTGCTCGTCGCGGTCTACCAGGAGAGCACGGCGCCTGAGCGTCAGCACCCCGACGCGTTCCAGCCGGACGCGACCCCCGTCGAGCGGATGATCGAGTCCGCGCGCACCAACCGCGAGGTCCCCGGTCTCGTGCAGCTGTATTCGATGCTGGTCGCCGCCGCTCTCGAAGAAGGTCACCCCGCCGCCCGCGAGTTCGCGACGACCCGCTTCGCGCGGCTGCGCGCGGACATGGCCGAGGTCGTGCGGGAGCAGCAGGCGACCGGACGCATGCGCGAGGACGTGGATGCCGAGGCCGTCGCCGCCCTGGTCGTCGCCGCCTCCGACGGCCTGCAGACGCAGTGGCTGCTCGACGACACCGCCCCGCAGCACGAGGCGCTCGCGCTGCTCGACCGACTGCTGCGGCCGACCTCTCGCTAGGGTGAAGGGGTGACAGCACCAGGCACTGATCGACGGTCGCCCTACGAGCGCGCGCTCGGCGAGCGCATCTCGGAACTCCACCCGAAGACAGCCTGGTACTTCCGCACGATCCCCGAAGGTCACGTCGGCGTCGGCACCGGGGTCTTCACGACCGCGGGGTCTCGTCATCGCTGGCTGTGGCCCGTGTTCCGCATCGCGGAGTCCCTCGGAGTCGCGTTCGCCGGGTGGGAGCGCGACGTG
Coding sequences within:
- a CDS encoding TetR/AcrR family transcriptional regulator; this translates as MTDDQDRPRQRGAYAKGIARRQEILDRAIEVFAARGADRTSLRSIASAVGVTHSALTHYFGSLEELLVAVYQESTAPERQHPDAFQPDATPVERMIESARTNREVPGLVQLYSMLVAAALEEGHPAAREFATTRFARLRADMAEVVREQQATGRMREDVDAEAVAALVVAASDGLQTQWLLDDTAPQHEALALLDRLLRPTSR
- a CDS encoding sugar phosphate isomerase/epimerase family protein gives rise to the protein MAIQTSIQLFTIKDQLETDLEGSLKEVAARGFTAVEPYDFVRRAQPLADALSVAGLTAPSGHAFLASESFVNPDGSGTTLPVPSPAEVFAAAKVLGMDTVIDPYTEPARWETVEQIEETARLLNEAAAVGATVDVRVGYHNHAHELEAVFDGVTGLEVLAGLLDERVVLEVDLYWVARGGVDPVALLQRLGDRVIAVHAKDGTLDPALLSAYPPADQVAAGEGEVPLVEAIAAAPALELAIVEFDHFEGDLWDAIERSRVYLDEKVAG